A single region of the Nicotiana sylvestris chromosome 6, ASM39365v2, whole genome shotgun sequence genome encodes:
- the LOC104236110 gene encoding hypersensitive-induced reaction 1 protein: MGNLLCCVQVDQSTVAITEQFGKYQDVLQPGCHCLPWFLGFKLAGHLSLRVQQLDVRCETKTKDNVFVNVVASIQYRALADKANDAFYRLSNTKGQIQAYVFDVIRASVPKLNLDDVFEQKNEIAKAVEDELEKAMSAYGYEIVQTLIVDIEPDERVKRAMNEINAAARMRVAANEKAEAEKILQIKRAEGEAESKYLSGLGIARQRQAIVDGLRDSVLGFSVNVPGTSAKDVMDMVLLTQYFDTMKEIGASSKSSAVFLPHGPGAVRDVASQIRDGLLQASTEH, translated from the exons ATGGGCAATTTGTTGTGCTGCGTACAAGTTGATCAATCCACGGTTGCAATTACGGAGCAATTTGGCAAGTATCAAGATGTGCTTCAGCCTGGGTGCCACTGTCTCCCTTGGTTCCTTGGATTCAAGCTAGCTGGTCATCTCTCCCTCAGGGTGCAGCAATTGGATGTGCGCTGCGAGACCAAGACAAAG GATAATGTATTTGTCAATGTTGTTGCGTCAATTCAGTATCGTGCCCTGGCAGATAAAGCAAATGATGCTTTCTACAGACTAAGTAACACTAAGGGTCAAATTCAGGCCTATGTTTTTGATG TCATAAGAGCAAGTGTTCCAAAACTCAATCTTGATGATGTCTTTGAGCAAAAAAATGAAATTGCCAAGGCTGTTGAGGATGAACTTGAGAAG GCGATGTCGGCTTATGGATATGAAATTGTTCAGACACTTATAGTTGATATTGAACCAGATGAACGTGTTAAGAGAGCTATGAATGAAATCAATGCTG CTGCTCGGATGAGGGTGGCTGCAAATGAAAAGGCAGAGGCTGAGAAGATTTTACAAATTAAAAGGGCTGAAGGAGAGGCAGAGTCAAAGTATCTCTCAGGGTTAGGTATTGCACGACAGCGTCAAGCAATTGTGGATGGTTTAAGAGACAGTGTGCTCGGCTTCTCAGTGAATGTGCCTGGAACCTCGGCAAAGGATGTTATGGACATGGTCCTTTTAACTCAGTACTTTGACACCATGAAAGAAATTGGCGCTTCCAGCAAATCATCTGCCGTTTTCCTTCCTCATGGGCCTGGTGCTGTAAGAGATGTGGCAAGCCAGATTCGCGACGGACTCCTTCAGGCTTCTACGGAGCATTAA